A section of the Paracoccaceae bacterium genome encodes:
- a CDS encoding adenine phosphoribosyltransferase, whose amino-acid sequence MKSIKDYIRTIPDFPHEGIMFRDVTTLFADARGFRIAIDQLMHTYAGTDIDKVVGLEARGFILGGAIAHQLSVGFVPIRKKGKLPGATIEQNYSLEYGEAVMEVHDDAIQPGERILVVDDLLATGGTAEAGIKLIERLGGDITGCAFVIDLPELGGRKRLEALGMAVHALCEFEGG is encoded by the coding sequence ATGAAATCCATCAAAGACTACATCCGCACCATCCCGGATTTCCCGCACGAAGGGATCATGTTCCGCGATGTCACGACGCTGTTCGCGGATGCGCGCGGGTTTCGGATTGCCATCGATCAGTTGATGCATACCTATGCGGGGACCGATATCGACAAGGTTGTGGGGCTAGAGGCGCGCGGGTTCATTCTCGGCGGGGCCATCGCGCATCAGCTGTCGGTCGGTTTCGTGCCGATCAGGAAGAAGGGCAAGCTGCCGGGCGCGACCATCGAACAAAACTATTCTCTGGAATACGGCGAGGCGGTGATGGAGGTTCACGACGACGCCATCCAACCCGGCGAACGCATCCTGGTGGTCGATGACCTGCTGGCCACCGGCGGCACGGCCGAGGCCGGGATAAAACTGATCGAGCGGTTGGGCGGCGACATCACCGGCTGCGCCTTCGTGATCGACCTGCCGGAACTGGGCGGACGCAAGCGGCTGGAAGCGCTTGGAATGGCTGTGCATGCCTTGTGCGAATTTGAGGGGGGATAA
- a CDS encoding DUF2927 domain-containing protein, whose amino-acid sequence MRVFLFVLLLCIPKMAFAENVVHLDQHVPDEDFYRALACAAKPGGACQQPLVRWPKARQRDVRVALARIEDGYPKREARIVDDAINRAIEKINNAGSNIVLRRVAPAAKADINIFLLNVPQNSVLRGSRIRGMDGTKIEAASSRIWWRGPSKSIYRGVIVIAPGHTAYTYKSIVLEELYQSLGLLADITGNFYKTATIAAQNSNMRLSLSRQDIAALHLHYPMR is encoded by the coding sequence GTGAGGGTTTTTCTGTTTGTACTGCTCTTATGCATTCCGAAAATGGCTTTTGCTGAAAATGTTGTTCATCTGGACCAGCACGTACCTGACGAGGATTTTTATCGAGCTCTGGCTTGTGCGGCGAAACCCGGAGGTGCGTGTCAGCAACCATTGGTGCGCTGGCCAAAGGCTCGACAGCGCGACGTTCGTGTTGCGCTTGCCCGTATCGAAGACGGCTACCCAAAGCGTGAGGCGCGTATTGTCGATGATGCAATAAATCGAGCAATTGAAAAGATAAACAATGCCGGATCAAACATCGTCTTGCGACGAGTGGCGCCTGCGGCAAAGGCAGACATTAATATCTTTCTATTGAATGTTCCGCAAAACAGCGTTCTGCGCGGATCGCGCATTCGTGGGATGGACGGGACCAAGATCGAAGCGGCTTCCTCTCGTATTTGGTGGCGAGGGCCGTCGAAATCGATCTATCGAGGTGTGATTGTCATAGCACCCGGACACACGGCATATACGTATAAGTCCATTGTGCTTGAGGAGTTATACCAGAGCCTCGGGCTATTGGCCGATATCACCGGCAACTTCTATAAAACCGCAACAATCGCGGCACAGAATTCAAACATGCGACTGAGCCTAAGCCGCCAAGATATCGCTGCACTTCACCTGCATTATCCAATGCGCTGA
- a CDS encoding FAD-binding protein has translation MNAPLYPVDDTLIAALRKALPDGATRAVLPQDLEEPRGKWTGQAGIVVAPTNTDQVAQVIRLAAQSRVGVVPVSGGTGLVAGQVAMDGPPPILLSLDRMNAIRGVFPSENVLVAEGGAILADVQAAAEAVDRLFPLSLASQGSCRIGGNLSTNAGGVQVLRYGNARDLCLGLEAVLPNGEIWHGLRRLRKDNAGYDLRNLLIGAEGTLGVITAASLRLFPQPTRLGTAMLVVPDPTAALDLLAMAGSDMGPGVTAFELIDGMGLQFLDEARLTYHRPFPTTPDWSVLIEVSAYGNADPDAALEALFARAAEAGLVSDGIIAQTQSQRADLWQIRETIPEANKRIGPIASHDIALPLSEIPGFIADMPTRLAALDAFRINAFGHLGDGNLHFNVFPVPGRSKADYPGMGAQITRMIHDRTHELGGSFSAEHGVGRAKVADLQRYGDPARLTAMRSIKAALDPAGIMNPGAVLG, from the coding sequence ATGAACGCCCCTTTGTACCCTGTCGATGACACGTTGATTGCCGCACTGCGCAAGGCCCTGCCAGATGGCGCGACCCGCGCGGTCCTGCCACAGGATCTGGAAGAACCGCGCGGCAAGTGGACCGGGCAGGCCGGGATCGTGGTGGCGCCAACCAATACCGATCAGGTGGCTCAGGTGATCCGCCTTGCGGCACAATCCCGCGTCGGCGTCGTACCGGTCAGCGGCGGCACCGGGCTGGTTGCGGGGCAGGTGGCCATGGACGGCCCGCCCCCCATTCTGCTGTCATTGGATCGGATGAACGCCATTCGCGGCGTGTTCCCGTCCGAGAATGTGCTGGTCGCCGAAGGCGGCGCGATCCTTGCCGATGTACAGGCCGCCGCCGAAGCGGTCGACCGGCTGTTTCCACTGTCGCTCGCCTCGCAAGGGTCGTGCCGGATTGGTGGAAACCTGTCCACAAACGCAGGCGGCGTGCAGGTGCTGCGTTATGGCAACGCGCGCGATCTGTGCCTGGGGCTGGAGGCAGTGCTGCCCAACGGAGAAATCTGGCACGGGTTGCGACGGCTGAGGAAGGACAACGCCGGTTACGACCTGCGCAACTTGCTGATCGGGGCCGAGGGCACGCTGGGCGTCATCACCGCGGCCAGCCTGCGCCTGTTCCCGCAACCGACCCGTCTGGGAACTGCGATGCTCGTGGTGCCTGATCCGACCGCCGCGCTGGACCTTCTGGCCATGGCTGGCAGTGACATGGGGCCAGGTGTCACGGCATTCGAACTGATCGACGGTATGGGGCTGCAGTTTTTGGATGAGGCGCGCCTGACCTATCACCGCCCGTTCCCGACCACCCCGGATTGGAGTGTCCTGATCGAGGTCAGCGCCTATGGCAACGCCGATCCCGACGCCGCGCTGGAGGCCCTGTTTGCCCGCGCGGCCGAAGCGGGCCTAGTCAGTGACGGCATCATCGCGCAAACCCAAAGCCAACGCGCCGATCTGTGGCAGATTCGCGAAACCATCCCCGAAGCCAACAAGCGGATCGGCCCCATCGCCAGCCACGATATCGCGCTGCCGCTGTCCGAAATCCCCGGTTTCATCGCAGACATGCCAACCCGACTGGCCGCGCTGGATGCGTTTCGCATCAACGCCTTCGGCCACCTTGGCGACGGCAACCTGCACTTCAACGTGTTCCCGGTGCCGGGGCGCAGCAAGGCCGACTACCCAGGTATGGGCGCACAGATTACCCGCATGATTCACGACCGGACCCACGAACTGGGCGGCAGTTTCAGCGCCGAACATGGGGTCGGGCGCGCCAAAGTCGCGGACTTGCAACGCTATGGCGACCCGGCGCGCCTGACAGCAATGCGCAGCATCAAGGCGGCGCTGGACCCAGCGGGGATCATGAATCCGGGGGCGGTGCTGGGCTGA